DNA from candidate division WOR-3 bacterium:
CCGTTCTCATTAATCAGCTTCAATATCTCTTTTGCAAGTATGAAAACATCCTTATATCCTTTGCGTTCTATAATCTCAATTTCCCGTTCCAATTGTCGCTCATACTTTTTATCAATATCGCGCACTTTGTTTTGCGCTATATACTCGCGCAAGCCTATATCAAACGTCAACGCTTTTACCTGTGGCATCCCATTATATGCGCGTGATATAACGCGCTCCGCTTCTTTAAAGCTACGAAGCACGTCTGTTCTTTCAATACCAAAGCCTTCGCATCGTTTAATAAACTCGTCTTCATTCATGAAGAAGATGCCGGTATCGTATCGGAAACGTTCGGGGTCGTTAAACTTTGCCTTTGAGTTTATGCAGTTAACAATATCGTTGTAAATCCAATGTTCCTTTCTAAGGAAATGCACATCGTTCGTAAACACAAAAGGCAGCCCGTTCTGTTTCGCAAACTGCAGATTGGGGATAAATATGTGTTCAAAGTTCGGATACATCACACATTCAACAACGATATCAAAACCTCTACGAAAATACTCAAGTAACTCCAATCTTCGCTCTTCAGAATTGAAATATGTTTTGCAGCAACCTGTAAGGATAATAATATCGTTTGCATATTCTTCGTCAAATACATGGCTCAATCCGCGTTCCTTTTTCGGAATTGCTGTTAACTGATTTAAGCGTGCGAACCCCCTTTCGTTCTTTGCTAATAGAGTGATGTGCGCACTATTGTCAAGTATCCCTAGTTCAACACCTGCATAGCAATTTAGTCCTGCACGCTTAAACTTGATATAACTAAACATGTTATTATGTTCTGTTAGCGCAAAAGGTAAAGAACCAACATAGTCTTTGTACTCATCCACATCGCCATAACCGTCCCATAGAGAGTATGATGTATGAAGGTGCAGATGTATCATCTTTCTTTCTTCGCCTCCACCTTGATAGGAATGAGTTTTCTCCCATACGCATAGTAAACAGTTCTACTATGTTTTTGTTCAAAAACATAGTAGCGCAAAGGCAACGCAATCCAATCAATCCCTAGCAACCTGTCGTGTATAAAGCTTGCTTCGTATATATCAATTGAAACGTTTTTCCTTGTTCCTTCATACATATAACTGACCAAGATACGTATTTGGTAGTGTGTGATTAAGTAATCTCCAAGCATTCTTCCATTCAGTATAGATTTCCCAACATATTCGGTTTCCTTTTTTATCACATATCTAACAGCGTAATCTGTTTTGTTTCGCTTATCAACGAGAAAATGGTTGACAATTCTGGCAATGTTTCGTTTATTCTTCAAAGCTATTTTCAGATTGCTGACAACATTATTCAACTGTTGCATATTGTTTATTTCGTTATGTGCGATTGGTATTTTTATTACCACCCAACATACCCTCCAATTCCGATGCTACTTTGCTAAACAACTGCGTTTTAACATAATAACCACTATGCAAGCGTCTGATAAGATTGTTGCGTATCAAACACTGTATCACTTCATCAAGTTCATCTCTATTCACAGCAAGCAGTTCCTGCATATCCGTTTTTGTGAATGCTGTATAGAACTTGATTTTATCAAAGAAGGTTCGCGGGTTTTTGACGAGACTAAACGAGGATATAATATCGGCGATATCATACGAAGACATCTCAGATAGCACATGTTGGCTATACGAATAATATCCGTTCGTTTCTTTCTTATAGATTGTATCAAAGAACTCAACCACAAATTGCAAATGTTCTTTAGAAACAACGATTTTCCCAATCTTCTCGTCATAGTTAAACAGCCTTACCGCAACAGCGGTTGCAATTCTCAGCACTTTTTCATATAGCGAATTTTTCTCAATAAGTGGGATATCGCTTGTGTATCGTTTAGATATATCGTTGCAGACTTCAATCAAAGCATCAAAATCAAAGGCATAGAGAATATCACTGGCTGATATATTCCATGCATATCTAACAAGGTTGTAATACGCATCAATATCGTGTTTAATCGTTCTATCTGGAACCTTAATTGTAGATACATCGCCCATAACAGTTAGACAGTAATCAAACCGTGCAATATCTTGTTTGCTTTTAGCAAAATCGGTTATAGCAAGTATTGGATAGGTATAATCGCTCATCTTCATTCCTTTCATGGGGTTTGTTATCATAATGAGCCTAACACGCGCATTAACTTTGTTCTTGTATATTTTAACAAGTTCAGCTATTCCTGTTCCGCGCACATAAGATAGGCGTTCAATAACATCTTCGCTCAGTTCGTCTGCTTCATCAATGATTACAAGCTTCCTATCATTTTGTGGTAACACGCCCCACGATATGAAAAAACCCTCAGTTTCACGCGATAAAATACCACCGATAAGCCCAGCAACTGTTGTGTTGCTACCATCAATAATCTCGCCCAGTTTATAAAAATCGCTCAACCCTTTAGCTACTGAAGTTTTGCCGGTTCTTGTGTCGCCGATAACCAACGCATCAATATATCCTTTAAATTGACGCCTATCAAACTTTATTTCCAACACGGAATGATATACTAAATCCATAGCCATAATTAGTTCTCTTCTTTCATTAACATTGACAATATATTCAAGGTCTTCTACAATCTCCATGTATTTCTCGTATATAGATTGTCCGTTCTTTGGTTGAAAATCATACATAGAAGGTAGAAGTTCGTATTGCATAAACTGTTGAATTGGCGATGCTCCAAAGGCAATCCCAACAAGTTCGCTTGTTTTATTTGATTTTGTTAGTATAACACGCGATGTATATTGTCTGTTAGCCTCAATTACATCTTCGTCAAGCAGGATATCTAAAGGAAACATGTTTATCGCTTCGGTCAATTGTTTTTCGTCAATAATATTTGATACCTTAGTCATTGTTACGATTTTGTTCTCAACTGGAATCAATCTCCACGCAAAGCATTTTGTGGGGATGTTATAACGGGCGCGTATTATCCTTTTAAGCACCTCATTACTGTATCCTACAAGAACAGGAATATCTTCGTTTTTCAATTTATCTTCATAAGACCCGCCAAAAGTGCTCATAATACATTTTTCACAAAAATCAAAACCCATTGGGCAGTTTATCGTATATCTAAGGGGAACGACGTAGACATTAACATTCTTTGCGGTAACGTTATAGTCAACACGAAACTCTTTATCTATATTAGCAACGCTTGGTAACTGAGAAACCGAAAGGTATGGCAAACTATCTATATCGTCCCGCGTTTCTTCAGTAACAACCTTTGCCGACGTGTTTATTAAATTGATGAGGTCGGC
Protein-coding regions in this window:
- a CDS encoding CHC2 zinc finger domain-containing protein yields the protein MKYYDIFAQYLDNVLPTKEEQLVRCIFHDDTHPSLSINIEKGLFYCHACRIGGDINDFLRLVSDKKRTDILYEEVERFHAALVENKKLIDFLANAKKITFKVVKERKLGYDELTGRYVIPVYDIQGELVGIRKYKPYSHTQKIIQYGEKFYCYPADVLIKEGDSLVFAEGEMDCLALLSGGVDAISLLPPSAVNNVEFIAEYLKNKMCIVVYDSDTTGKRLANELVAQLKLYAKSVAVVSLLPYKDVGDFLSSKTVADLINLINTSAKVVTEETRDDIDSLPYLSVSQLPSVANIDKEFRVDYNVTAKNVNVYVVPLRYTINCPMGFDFCEKCIMSTFGGSYEDKLKNEDIPVLVGYSNEVLKRIIRARYNIPTKCFAWRLIPVENKIVTMTKVSNIIDEKQLTEAINMFPLDILLDEDVIEANRQYTSRVILTKSNKTSELVGIAFGASPIQQFMQYELLPSMYDFQPKNGQSIYEKYMEIVEDLEYIVNVNERRELIMAMDLVYHSVLEIKFDRRQFKGYIDALVIGDTRTGKTSVAKGLSDFYKLGEIIDGSNTTVAGLIGGILSRETEGFFISWGVLPQNDRKLVIIDEADELSEDVIERLSYVRGTGIAELVKIYKNKVNARVRLIMITNPMKGMKMSDYTYPILAITDFAKSKQDIARFDYCLTVMGDVSTIKVPDRTIKHDIDAYYNLVRYAWNISASDILYAFDFDALIEVCNDISKRYTSDIPLIEKNSLYEKVLRIATAVAVRLFNYDEKIGKIVVSKEHLQFVVEFFDTIYKKETNGYYSYSQHVLSEMSSYDIADIISSFSLVKNPRTFFDKIKFYTAFTKTDMQELLAVNRDELDEVIQCLIRNNLIRRLHSGYYVKTQLFSKVASELEGMLGGNKNTNRT